The Phaeacidiphilus oryzae TH49 region CAGGGCGGCCTGACCACCATCCTGGAGAAGTCCCTCGGCGCCGTCGCGAAGGGCGGCACCACCCCGCTCGCGGACGTCGTCGAATACGCGGAGCCGGTACGCAGCAAGGGCTTCGTCTTCATGGACACCCCCGGCTACGACCCGGTGTCGGTGACCGGCATCGTCGCCGGCGGGGCCAACCTGGTCTGCTTCACCACCGGCCGCGGCTCCGCGTTCGGCTGCGCGCCGGTGCCGAGCCTCAAGCTGGCCACCAATACTCCGCTCTACGAGCACATGTCCGAGGACATGGACATCAACGCGGGCGGCATCGCGGACGGCTCGGCCACCGTCGAGGAGATCGGCGAGGAGATCTACCGCCGGGTATTGGCGGTCGCCTCCGGCGAGCGGACCAAGAGCGAGGGCCTCGACTACGGCGAGGAGGAGTTCGTGCCGTGGCACCTGGGCACGGTGATGTGAGCCGCCGGCCCGGGACGCGGCTCGTGGCGGGCTTGGTGGGCGCGGGCGATCACGGCAGGCTGTGGGGATGCGAAAAGCGATCGTTCTCCTGGCGGTGACGGCCGGGTTGCTGCTCACCGGCTGCGGCGGCGGCAGCGGCAGCGGCGCCGACGGTGCCGCGGACGGCATCCCGGGCGGCCGGGCGAACGCCACCGCGAACGCCACCGCGAACGCCACCGCGCGCGGCGCCTCCGCCGCGGCCTCCGCGCCCGCAGCCGCGTCCCCACAGCACCCGGCGGCCGCCGCCGCCTTCGCCGCTCTGGAGCGGCGCTATCGGGCGCGGCTCGGCGTCTACGCCGTGGACACCGGCAGCGGCCGTGCCGTCGCCTACCGCGCAGACGAGCGGTTCGGGTACTGCTCCACCTTCAAGGCGCTGGCCGCCGGGCTGATCCTGGCCCGGGCCACCGACGCCCGGCTCGGCACCGTGCTCCACTACCGCCGTTCCGACCTCCTCGCCCACTCCCCGGTGACCTCGGAGCACCTCGCCGAGGGGCTCCCGCTGCGGGCGGTGCTCGCCGCCGCCGTCCAGTACAGCGACAACACCGCCGGCGACCTGCTGCTCAAGGAGCTTGGCGGGCCGTCAGGGCTGGCGGCGGCGCTCCGCGGCCTCGGCGACCGGGTCAGCCTCCCCGCCCGTACCGAGCCGGCCCTCAACGTCATCGCCCCGGGCGACACCCGGGACACCAGCTCCCCCCGCGCCTTCGGCACCGACCTCCGCCGACTGGCCCTCGGCGACCTCCTCCCGGCCGCCCGCCGGGCGCAGTTCGCCGCCCTGCTGCGCGGCAACACCACCGGCGGCGCCTACATCCGGGCCGGCGTCCCCGCCGGCTGGCGGGTGGGCGACAAGACCGGCAGCAGTACCGCCGGCATCCGCAACGACATCGCCGTGCTGTGGCCGCCGCGGGGCGCCCCGATCGTGCTGGCCGTGATGACCGACCGGGGCGCCGCGCAGCCGCCCGCCACCGACCCGCTGATCGCGGACGCGACGAGATCGGCTCTCGCGGCCCTGCGGTGACCCGGTGACCCGGTGACCCGATGACCCGGTGACCGGAAGCGGCGCGAGCGGTCAGAAGACGTCCTCCAGCTCGCAGAGGGCGTTCGTCATGGTCGCCGTCTTCGCCATCAACTGCCCGTCCGCGCCGACCGCCTGGCCCTCGGGGGAGGAGAGCGCCGTCTTCATCGCGGCCATGTCGTCGAAGTCCAGCTCGGCGATCAGGTAGTGCGGCTCCCCGCCCCGCACCGGCCGGGCGTTGCGGATCACCGTGTAGCGCCGGAGGCCCGGAAGCTTGTTGGCCAGCGGGATGTGGACCTCCCGATAGTGGCGGTCGAACTCGGCCGGATCCTGCGGGTCGTCCCAGAAGACCAGGAGTCGCGCCTTGGTCGCCATCTCTCCACCTCCGTGAGGGGGCCGCCGTCGGTCCCGCCGGCCCGTGCGTCCTGCGGTCTTCTCACTACCCGAAGCGGAAGGCGTTGTCACCCCCGATGTCACCCGCCCGGACCGGCATCCCTCCGACCGGACAGATGCGCCCGTCCCGGGACAGAAGTGCCGGGAGTGCGCCCGCGGGGGCACCGGTCCTCTATGGGAACCCTGTGGTCGGGAGTACTCTCACGCCGTTCTGGTACCCGGTCTTCCGGAGGGGTTCATGGGTTCCACGGCACCACAGCGCCGACGCAGACGAACTCTGCTCGCCGCTCTCATATCCGCCGCCCTGATCGGTGCGGCGGCCCCCGCCGCACCGGTGTGGGCGGCGTCCGGCACCGCCGCCGGCACCGGCGGCACGACGGCGTCCGGCACCGGGGGCGCCAGCCCGAAGCACGACCAAGCCGGCGACGAGTCGGGCGAGTTGATGGAGGCCACCGACGCCTACAACGAGCCCAGGCTCGCCCCCGGCGGCTCGGTCGCCCAGGGCGCCTACCAGTCGGCCTGGCAGCACGCCACCGCGATGCCGGTGGCCGGCGGCGCCTTCAGCGAGGTCACCACCCAGCCGTACGACTCGGACGCGCTCCACTACCGCGACCACGCCGCCTCCAACAGCAGCGGCGGCGCCGGCTACTCCGCCGGCCGGATCGCCGCACTGGCCACCGACCCGACCCACGCCGGAGTGCTCTACGCCGGCGCGGCCGGCGGCGGCGTCTTCCGCTCCACCGACGACGGCGGCACCTGGACGCCGATCGCCGACCACCTGCCGGCCCTCTCCGTCGGCTCGCTGGCCGTCGCCCCGGACGGCTCCCTCTGGCTGGGCACCGGAGAGGCGACCACGGCCTCCGACAACTACCAGGGCAGCGGCGTCTACCGGCTCGCCGACCCGGTCACCGGCAGCTTCACCGCCGCCGACCAGCTCGGCGGCACGGTCCTGGACAACACCTCGATCCACGAGATCCGGATGGACCAGGCGGCGGGCTACGCCTTCGCCGCCACCTCCCACGGCGTCTACCGGATCGCCCTCGGCTCCGCCGCCGGCGGCGCCACCTGGCAGCGCGTTCTGGCGCCCTGCGCGGGCGTCGGCGTCTCCGGGGTGACCTGCGGCACCAGCCAGTACTTCGCGGACATCGCCAACGACGTGGCCGTCCAGCCCGGAACCGGCGGCAAGCGGCTGGTCGCCAACGTGGCCTGGCGCTCCGGCGCCTCGTACAACGGCTTCTACTACTCGGACGACGCGGGGGTCAGCTGGCATCCGGCCAACCCGCAGGGCGCGATCAACCCGAAGGACATCGGCAACGCCACCTTCGCCTACTCGGCGGACGGCAGCCGGCTGTACGTGGTGATGGAGTCGCCCACCCTGCTCAACAAGGCCTCCGGCGGCAACTCTCCCTACACCGTGCTGGCCGGCGTCTACGTCAGCCCGAACGGCGACGTCGCGGGCCCGTACAACCAGGTGGCCAACTCCAGCGTGCTGGCCAACTCCGGCTCGGCGATGAAGAAGACCGTGATGGGGGCGGGCTACCAGCCCGGCACCCAGGCCTGGTACGACCAGTCGCTGGCGGTCGACCCGAACAACCCCCAGCACCTCTACCTGGGCCTGGAGGAGCTCTACGAGTCCTGGGACGGCGGCGCCAGCTGGCAGACGGTCGGCCGGTACTGGAACTTCGGCCTCGACTGCTTCAGCTACGTCGGCTCGCAGAACACCTGCGACGGCAACGTGATGCACTCCGACCAGCACGCGCTGGCCTTCTCCGAGTGGCCGGGCCACGCCCCCGAGGTCTACGCGGGCAACGACGGCGGCGCCTACGCCCGCCCGGTCGCGCAGACCGCGGCCGGCTGGCGGAACCTCAACAGCAGCGGCACCCTGCGCAGCCTCCAGTACTACTCGGTCGGCGTCGGCACCCTGCCCAACGGCAGCGGCACCGCGGTCTGGGGCGGCCTCCAGGACAACGGCGTGTCCATGCAGGTCGACAAGGGCGCGACCTACTCGTACACCTACCCGGGCACCAGCACCCCGGTCACCGAGAACCTCAACCCGGACGGCCGAATGGTCGAGCCGTACGGCGGCGACGGCGGAGACCAGCTGGTCGATCCGGCCAACGGCTGCGAGACGCTGGGCGAGTACACCAACCTCACCCTGCAGATGACCGACAACTGCGGCTACACGGCCAACGACGACGGCACCCCGTCGGCGATCACCAACATCGCGCCCGGCGACCCGAACGCCCGCTTCACCGCGCCGTTCGCCGCCGACGCCAAGGACAGCGGCTACTGGGTGGCCGGCGGCGAGTACGTCTGGGGCAACGCCAAGACCTGGGCGAGCACCTCGGGCGCCGACTGGACCAGGCTGGCCGACGCCGGCGCGGGGAACTCGATCACCGCGATCGCCTCCCAGCGGAACGCCGCCGGCGACCACGTCATCTGGGCCGCCTGGTGCGGAGCCTGCAACGCGGGCAGCACCTTCGGCCGCGGCATCCTGACCAACTACGGCGGCAGCTGGCACCAGCTCGCCCTGCCGGCCGCCTTCCCGGACCGGTACGTCGCGGACGTCACCATCGACCCGGCCGACCCGAGCGGCAAGACCGTCTACGCCACCCTCTCCGGCTTCTCCCGGGCCTGGAACGAGGGCCCCGGCGAGGCCGGTTACGGCCACGTCTGGATGACCAAGGACGGCGGCGCCAGCTGGCAGGACGTCAGCGGCGCGACCGGGGCGGCCGACCAGCTGCCCGACGCCCCCGCCAACCGGCTGCTGGTCAGCCCGGACGGCACCCTGGTGGTCGCCACCGACCTCGGCGTGTACACCGACGACGTGGCGGCCGACGGCCTCGGCCACTGGAAGCGGCTCGGCCAGGCCGCCATCGACGCGGCCGGCAACCTGCCGACGGCGCCGGCCGTCTACCTCACCCCGAGCCCGGACGGCAAACGGCTCTACGTGGCCACCCACGGGCGGGGGATCTGGAGCACCCCGATGCCCTAGCCGGCCCCGCTGATCAGGGGAGTGATCCCCCGTCAGTTCGATGCAGAACGCGCCTCCCGGCCGCGCCGCACGCGCGGCCGGGAGGCGCGCGCGCATAGGTTCACCGGCACGTCCAGCCGCCTCCTCCGCCCAGCCGTCTCCTCCACACAGCGGCCGCCTCCGCCGCGGCCACCGGCCTCGGCCCCACCCCACTGCTGCTCAACCCGGCCGCCGAGGCCGCGCTCGGCGGGGCCCTGCCGGGCGGCGGCGCGGCGGCCCTCCCGTGGTCCAGGCGGCGGTTCGGCGACCGCCGCTGAGCAGGGGGCGGACGGCTGCTGACACCGCGTCAGCCGCCCGGTCCGCAAGCCGTCTGCCCGTCCGCGCCCCGCCACCGACCACACGGAAGGCGTCGGCTAGCCTGGCTCGCCTGCCCAGCGGGGCCGGAGCGAACCAGGGAGGGGATCCGATGCCGATCACCGTCGCCGCCGACGGCTACCGGCTGTGGTACGAGGCGGTGGGCGAGGCGGGCGCACCGGCGATCGTCCTCCCCGTCCGCAGGCGAGACGAATTCGGCGCGCTGGCAGAGGCGTTGGCCGAGCGCCACCGGGTGGTCAGGTACAAGCCCCGGCGGGTGGTCGGCGAGATGGAGCCCGATCCGGAGGCGGGCGGCGGCAGCGCCCCCTGGGACCCGGCCTCGCTGACCGAGACCCCCGTCGCCCTGGAGATCGCCGACCTCCACGCGGTCGCCGACGCGGCCGGCGCCGAGGGGTTCCTCCTCGCCGGATACTCCGGGATGGCCGCGCTCGCCGGCTTCCTCGCCCCGCTCAGCGAGCGCGTCCGCGGCCTGCTGCTCGGCGGCTTCCCGCTGCTGAGCGGCTGGGACTACTGGCTCGGCTTCGAGGAGGGCGCGCGGGCCGCCCTGATCCAGGCCGGCATGCCGGAGGCCGCCGCCCAGCACCACCTCGGCCGGCTGCTCTTCCGCGAGTGGGCGGCCAGGGACGACCGCGCCGCCCTCGCCGCTCTCCCCGGCCCCAAGGTCCTCTGGTACGGAAGCCGGGACAGCACCCCCGACTGCCGGATGTACGACTACGTCGGCGGCGGGGCCATCGCCAGCCGGAACCGGGACGACGCCGGGCGGCTCCGCGAACTCGGCTTCGCCGTACTGGAGATCCCCGAGCAGGACCACATCGGAGCCCTGGCCGAGACCGCCCTGATCGCCCCGCAGCTCCTGGCCGCTCTGGAGAAGTCCCCCTGGTGACCCGGCCGGGGTGACCCGGCCGGGGTGGCCCGGCCGGGGGGCTCAGGGCGCCAGCGCGCCGGCCAGCACCGCGCGGGTCCCCTCGACATCGCCGGACCAGCTCAGCGAGGGATCGTCGGCGGGTATCCGCTTCCACAGCTGGAGCAGCAACCGCTCGGCCGTGCCGGTGACCTCACCCACCGGCTCGCCGGGTCCCCAGGTCCAGGAGCCGCCGGTGTCCGAGGCGGTCAGCCGAACGGCCCGCTGCGGAGCGGCCATCCGCTCCACCTTGACCTGGCGCGGCGCCATGGTGTCCAGCACCTCGGCGACGCCGTCCGCCGCGAAGGCCGGGTCGAGCGGCGCCTCCTTCCCGGCGGCGTGCTCCGCGTCCCAGACGTGCACCTGCATCTCGTGCACCCGCCGGCGGCGCCAGAAGCCGACGGTGTGCGGGGGCCAGAAGGTCCAGACGTCGGTCTCCGGATCGAGCGCCAGGGCATCCGCCAACTCGGCCACCATGCCCTCGAACCAGGCCCGGACCCCGGCGTCCTCGGCCGGCGGCGGCGTGCCCCCGCGGTCCTTGCGGTGCTCGCGGATCGCGCCGACCACCCAGGCGTTGCCCTGGCCGACGTGGCCGGCCAGATCGCGCAGGGTCCACTCACCGCAGTGCACGACCGGCACGGAGAGGTCCCCGTCCAGGCAGTCCGAGAAGCGGCGCGAGAGCTCGTCGTGCTGCTTGAGATAGTCCAGGGCGTTCACGTCGTCTGCCATGCGGCAGATGGTAGATCAGGGCACTGACAACCCACCGCCCACGGACCCTCGCGCCCACGTCCGGCACCTGAGCCATGCCAGGTGCCCTCCCGGTCACTGCGGCGGTGGCCAGGGCGGCTGTTGCGAAGGGGAGCGGTACGGCTGCTCTGGCGGGTACGGCTGCCCCGGCGGGTACGGCGGGTACGGCGGCCCCGGGGGGTACGGAGGCGGCGGCGGATACACCGTCTGTCCCGGTACGCCCGCGGCCGGCGCCTTCGCCCCCGCCTTCGCCCGCGGGAACCCCTTCGCCCGCGGCGCCCCCTTCGCCCGCGGCGGCAGCGGGCCGCGGAAGCCGACCCGCAGGCGGAGCCGGAGCAGCACCAGCTCGACCACGGCCGTCAGCGTGACTCCGATCGGCCCGGCGACCAGCCCGATCCACCACGCCGCCGTGTGCGGGGTCTCCACCGGCCCGTCGATCAGCTCCGCATGCCCCAGCGCCGTCAGCCACACCAGCAGCACGCTGGTCAGCGGACGCACCAGCGGATGCGCGCGGACGGCGAAGGAGTTCCGGTGCATCAGATACATCGCCGGAAGGGTGAACGCGAAGATCCAGAACATCAGGCCGAGCATCACGAGGAAGCCGAGGGCTCCCAGCACCCGGTTGTGGACGCCCAGGTCCGGCACGTGGCCGTTCTGCCGCTCCATGGCCATCACCAGTGCCGCGATGCCCGCCGTCAGCAGGGCGACCAGCAACGGCCGCAGCACCATCCGGGAGACCCGCAGCCGGGCCCCGTGCCTGGCCAGCCCGACCACTGCCGCGGATGCCAGGAGCAGCGCGAGCGGCCCGGTGAACAGCACCACGATGCTGTCCCCGAACACCTCGGTGAAGAGGTCGTTCATGCTGGTGCCGGTGGACAGCCGGACGATCAGCAGCACCACCCCGAGGCCGAGCAGCGCCCGCGGCAGCATCAGCCGCTCGATCAGCGGATCGAAGGCCTCCTCGGCGACACTGCCGGCGACCGGCCCTGCGTACGGGCCGATCAGTGGCCCCGAGGCGGCCACCAGCGCGGACGGGGTCAGCCTCAGCATCCGATAGGGCCCGTAGAACCGCCTCGCCAGCAGCCAGGGGAAGACCAGCTCCACCAGCCAGCGGAAGGCCGCTCGCTGACGCGGCGTCAGATCCTTCCCGAACCTGGAGGTCCGCTCCACCGCCTCCACCCGGTACGGCGGCCGGTCGTACCCCGCGTCCCCCATCCCCGCAGACCTCCCCCGTCGATCAACGCCCTACCGGAGTCTGCCAGAGACACCCGCGACTGGCGATCGCCCCGCACATCGAAAAAGTCCCCCGGCGCCCAGCCGAAAGCCCCCACCCCGCCCCTCACCGGCCCCGCCGGCCCCTCCCGGCCCCCTCCGGTGTCCGCCCCGCCGACCACCCGCCCGAAGGGCGTCCAGCGCCTCTCCAGCCCTTCGGTGCAACCCATCTGACCTGGTCTTTCGCCGAATCCCCGGATAGCCTGCGAGCCGACTGAAGGGGGTCCGATGGACCGTTCGACACGCACCTTCGAAGACGTCCTCACACTCTTGGACGGCCTCTTCCGCAGTGCGGAGGAGGGGCGCCGCTCGACCGGCGACGCCGCCGACTACTGGGACCGGTTCTACGCCGACCGCGCCCGCGGCATCCCGTTCTTCGTGCCCAAGCCGGACGAGAGCCTCGTCGCCCACCTCGACCGCGGCACCATCGCCCCGGGACGCGCCCTGGACCTCGGCTGCGGCCCGGGCCGCAACGCGGTCCACCTCGCCGCCCGCGGTTTCCAGGTGGACGCCGTCGACCTCTCCCGCGTCGCCCTCGCCTGGGCCGGGGAGCGCGCCGCGGCCGCCGGCGTCGAGGTCCGCCTCCTCCAGGGCGACGCGTTCGCGCTGCTCCCGGACCAGCTGCCCGGGCCCTACGACCTGATCGTCGACTCCGGCTGCTTCCACCATCTGCCACCGCACCGCCGAGTCAGCTACCTCGGCCTCCTCGACCGGGTGCTCGCCCCCGGCGGCCATCTCGCGCTGACCTGCTTCGCCTCCGGCGCGATGGGCTCCGAGCTGTCCGACGCCGAGCTCTACCGCGCCCGCGACCTCCAGGGCGGCCTCGCCTACACCCCCGACGCGCTGCGCTGGATCTTCTCCGGCCTCGAAGAGCTGGAGCTCCGCAGAATGCGGGACGAACCCGCGGATGCCCCGGTCTTCGGGGAGTCCTTCCTCTGGGCCGGGCTCTTCCGCCGTCGCGGCTAGGGCGCGCGGAGACGGCGAAGCGCCCCGCGCCGGGGAGGCGTGGGGCGCTTCGGTGGTACCGGCTACTGCGGGGTGACGTTCTCCGCCTGCGGGCCCTTCGGGCCCTGGGTCACGTCGAAGGTGACCTTCTGGCCCTCGTCCAGCGAGCGGAAGCCGCCGGCGTTGATGTTGGAGTAGTGGACGAAGACGTCGGGGCCGCCACCGTCCTGCTCGATGAAGCCGAAGCCCTTCTCGCCGTTGAACCACTTCACGGTGCCGTTCGCCATGCTGTTCTCCCTGCCGGGACACGGGGTCCGCGGAACCGCGCACCCCTGGGGTGTCGCCCTGGATCCTCGGACTGCTGAACAGCAAAAACGCCCGCGTCATCTGACGCGGGCGAACGACTTCGGAACCACGACTTCTGATCACGACGCTACAGCATCGGCGGCCGATCGGCAGGGAACCGCGATCATCCTTCACCGATTCGGGCGGACGCGCCCCCCGAACGGGGGCGTCGGGGCCGGCCGCCCGAACCGGCGGCCGACCCCGCACGGCGGTCCCTCAGCGGACGCCGCGGATGATGTTGCCCTCGGTGGTGAGGTACCCGGTGCGGTAGTCGTACCGCGGGGTGTCGGCGAAGGTCAGATACAGGTACTTCATGTTCTCGGAGAACCAGTACGCCTGGGTCAGGTCGCCCAGCTGCATCGGCGACGTGGTCACGTCGTTGGCGATGGTGTAGCCGTTGGCGACCCGGAGGTTCTTCATCCCGATGAAGTACTGGTAGGCGGTCGCCCGGTACTTCGGGTGGCGGGTCTTCTGGTAGAGGTCGAAAGAGGAGTTGACGTACTCCGGTCGCATGTTGTTGCTGGCCGAGGTCACCGCGCCGGTGGAGTAGTCGATCTCCTCCGGGAGGACCGGGTACTTGTCCAGCACCGAGGTCCAGGAGTCGTAGTACGCGTCGCCGTCGGTGAGGTCGCCGCCCTTGCCGAGGAGGCCGGCGTAGAAGGCGGCCAGCTCGGAGGCGGAGCTGCCGGTCGGCTTGCCGGTCTTGTAGTCGACCTGCTGGAACCACAGGTGGCCGCCGGACCGGACGGCCATGTGCTTCAGGATCGCGGCGGTGGTCTGCCGGTACCAGGTCAGCAGCTCGCGGTCGCCGAACATGGTCCAGCCGCCCCACAGGTACTCGTAGAACGAGTCCACCGGCGGGTTCGGCGCCTGGTCGGTGCCGTCCGTCGGGAGCCCGGTCTCGACGTCGAGGTAGGTCGGCAGCAGCCCGATCGGGCTGACCTGCGTCATCGCCGCGCGGTAGGCCTTCTTCGCCGCGTCGTAGTACTTGCTGTCGCCGGTGAGCTTGGACAGCATGCCGAACTCGAGGATGTTGGTGCCGATCTCGGCCAGCGGCGGGGTGTTCCCGTGCACCTCCCCGGTGGCCATGTTGCACTGCGTGTACGGCATGCCGGTCGGCGACTTGGTGAAGGCCGGCATCAGCCGGTCCGCCGCGTCCACGGCGAGGTCGAGGAGCTTGCTGTCCCGGGTGGTCATGTACCCGGAGAGCAGGCCGCCGACGACTCGTATGATCGCCTCGAAGACGTGGAAGTCCGCGTCGATGTCCAGGCTGAGCTCGCTGGTGATCCACTTCTTGGAGATCGCCAACTCCTGGTCCAGGCCCAGGAGATAGTGGGTGTCGAGCGCCTCGATGATGGACAGCCCGATCGGGTGGCCGTCCGCGAAGAACTCGTTGTAGCCGCCGGAGACCGGAAGCACCTGGTCGTGGCCCCAGGCGAACTTCTTGTAGCCGTTCCAGGCGTGGAGGAACTCCTCGCGCACCGCGGCGGCGATCTTCGCCGGGGACGGCATGGCGTCCGCCGACAGAGCCCCGCCGGCTCTGCCGGACAGGGCGGACGAGGTGGAGCTTGTCGCGGCGTGCGCCCGGGGGGCGCCAGCCAGTAGACCCGCGCCAGCGGCGCCGGTCACGGCGAGGGCGCTGAGGAAGGTGCGACGCGGGAGTGCTGCCGGAATGCCGTGCATGAAGCCTGCCTCCAGGGCGGTCGGAGCGGTCTGGTGAGACCGGCTAGACAACGTTGTCGTGGAACGCCTCGCAGAGCACGCTAGCGCTCTTCCGCCCCTCCTTCAATCCTCCATCACCGCCCACTTTTTGATGAACCCTCAGCTCAGAGGGAACCGGCGCACCCTCGGCCGGGGCAGCAGGCGCCCAGGTCAGCGCGGGGTGGACCGGCGCGTCGAGCCGTCCCGGCGCGCCGGGCGCGGGGGTCTCCGGGGGCGGCCGACCGCCGTCAGCGCCCCGTCATCGCTCCGTCAGCTCTCCGGCGTCGGCCGGGACCGCTCGGGGGCGGTGCCGGCCAGCATCTCGTCCACCAGGTGGTGGACGTAGGCCGGGCTCGCCGGCTCGGGGCCGATCAGGACCCGGAAGTAGATCGGGGCGACCACGTGGTCCAGCACCCGTTCCAGAGAAGGCGGCGCCTCGTCCCGGGCCAGCGAGGCCTCCAGGATCGACTCGATCTGACCGGCCCGGGACCGGATGCAGGCGTTCCAGCTGTCGCCGCGGGCGACCGCCCCGCGCAGCAGCGCCTGGCTGTCCGGCAGGGTGATGCTGACCAGGGTGCGCTGGGCCCACTCGTGGAGGTCCGCGCCCAGGTCCCCGGTGTCCGGGGCCGGGTCCTGCGGGCGCAGCCGGTGCAGCGCGACGGCCTCCAGCAGATGCTGCATGTCGCCCCAGCGCCGGTACACCGTGGTCGGGTTGACGCCCGCCCGGGCGGCCACCAGGGGGATGGTGACCTCCTCCGCGCCCAGCTCCGCGATCAGCTCCACGACCGCCTGGTGCACCGCCGCCACGACCCGTGCGCTCCGGCCGCCGGGGCGCGCGGCCTTGCCGCCGGGCTCGCGGTCGCCAGGCTCACGCTCACTGCGCTCGAGGGCGCCGGACTCGGGGGCGCCGGGCTCGTTGGGGTCGTGGTCGGATGCGGGGCCGTTCATGGAATGCAGTCTAACGCAATGGGGTTTGCTTTTGTCAGTGGGCAGGGCTAGGCTCCCTAAAGCCAATCAGATTGCTTTAGCTTTCCTGCCCTCGGAGGCGAGGTCCCGCCATGCCCCTGCTCGTCCCCCACTCCTCCCGATTCGGACGGCCCGCCGCGTTCGTCCTGGTCGGGGCGGTGCTGGCGGCGCTGATGTTCGCCGCCGGCGCGCCGTCCCCGCTGTACGTCGTCTACCAGGGCGAATGGCAGTTCTCTGCGGGCGTGCTGACCACGGTCTTCGCCGTCTACGCCGTCTTCCTGCTGTTCGCCCTGCTCACGGTCGGCTCGCTGTCCGACTTCGTCGGGCGGCGGCCGGTGCTGATCGGCTCGCTGCTGCTGGAGGCCGCGGCGATGCTCCTCTTCGCGTTCGCGGACGGCGTCGGCTGGCTCTTCCTCGCCCGCGCGGTGCAGGGCTTCGCCACCGGAGCGGCGACGGGGGCGGTCTCCGCCGCCCTCCTCGACCACCAGCCCCGGCGCGGTCCCGGGCTGGGTTCGCTGGTCAACGGCGCCGCCGCCACCGGCGGGCTGACCCTGGGAGCCCTCGGCTCCGGGCTGCTGGTGCAGTACGCCCCGGCGCCGACCACCCTCGTCTTCTATCTGCTGGCCGCGGTCTTCCTGGCCGGTGCGGCGACACTGCTCCGGCTGCCCGAGACGGTGCCGGCGCGGGCGGGGGCGCTGGCCTCGCTGCGGCCGCGGATGCGGATACCGCGCGGCGGGATGCGGGTCTTCCTCGCGATGCTGCCGGCGCTGGTCGCGATCTGGGCGGTGATGGGGCTGCAGCTCTCCCTCGGCGGCTCGCTCGCGGCCGCGGTGCTGGGGGTGGGCAGCCACTTCGTCGCCGGGGCGCTGGTGGCGGTGTTCACCGGTGCCTCGACGGTGGGCGCGCTGGTGATGCGGTCGCGATCGGTGCGGAGTGCCGTGATCACCGGCACCGCGCTGCTGGTGCTGGGCATGGTGCCGACACTGGTCTCGCTGTCCGCGTCCTCGCTGTGGCTATTCCTGGCCGGTTCGCTGGTCGCCGGGTTCGGTACCGGGGCCGCGTTCTTCGGCGCGCTGAAGGGGCTGGGCGCGCTGGCGGCCCCGGAGGAGCGGGCGGAACTCTTCGCGGCCGTCTATGTGGTCAACTACC contains the following coding sequences:
- a CDS encoding glycoside hydrolase family 47 protein — protein: MPSPAKIAAAVREEFLHAWNGYKKFAWGHDQVLPVSGGYNEFFADGHPIGLSIIEALDTHYLLGLDQELAISKKWITSELSLDIDADFHVFEAIIRVVGGLLSGYMTTRDSKLLDLAVDAADRLMPAFTKSPTGMPYTQCNMATGEVHGNTPPLAEIGTNILEFGMLSKLTGDSKYYDAAKKAYRAAMTQVSPIGLLPTYLDVETGLPTDGTDQAPNPPVDSFYEYLWGGWTMFGDRELLTWYRQTTAAILKHMAVRSGGHLWFQQVDYKTGKPTGSSASELAAFYAGLLGKGGDLTDGDAYYDSWTSVLDKYPVLPEEIDYSTGAVTSASNNMRPEYVNSSFDLYQKTRHPKYRATAYQYFIGMKNLRVANGYTIANDVTTSPMQLGDLTQAYWFSENMKYLYLTFADTPRYDYRTGYLTTEGNIIRGVR
- a CDS encoding TetR/AcrR family transcriptional regulator; translated protein: MNGPASDHDPNEPGAPESGALERSEREPGDREPGGKAARPGGRSARVVAAVHQAVVELIAELGAEEVTIPLVAARAGVNPTTVYRRWGDMQHLLEAVALHRLRPQDPAPDTGDLGADLHEWAQRTLVSITLPDSQALLRGAVARGDSWNACIRSRAGQIESILEASLARDEAPPSLERVLDHVVAPIYFRVLIGPEPASPAYVHHLVDEMLAGTAPERSRPTPES
- a CDS encoding MFS transporter, producing the protein MPLLVPHSSRFGRPAAFVLVGAVLAALMFAAGAPSPLYVVYQGEWQFSAGVLTTVFAVYAVFLLFALLTVGSLSDFVGRRPVLIGSLLLEAAAMLLFAFADGVGWLFLARAVQGFATGAATGAVSAALLDHQPRRGPGLGSLVNGAAATGGLTLGALGSGLLVQYAPAPTTLVFYLLAAVFLAGAATLLRLPETVPARAGALASLRPRMRIPRGGMRVFLAMLPALVAIWAVMGLQLSLGGSLAAAVLGVGSHFVAGALVAVFTGASTVGALVMRSRSVRSAVITGTALLVLGMVPTLVSLSASSLWLFLAGSLVAGFGTGAAFFGALKGLGALAAPEERAELFAAVYVVNYLAFGVPAVIAGFAVPRFGLEPTAVVYGAIVALLSLAALVATAIRRTGATSAAPATAAAPAATATRVPQTASTVPAPSAPAAPILAAPRPAGPLPAGAGAGAGTGPAAEAAGGCPEG